From the genome of Argonema galeatum A003/A1, one region includes:
- a CDS encoding chemotaxis protein CheW: MSRRFRSKRYLATRTPMRKLVSFQLGNERYAISIDRVQHVINEFTPHGVLHSGRSLVEYKNEIITLIDPAKIFISSHDERERQYLIICTLKEGQRIGIPIPEIPTVLEIAEDKFGKIPELYQQGNLSSAIQNIIQITNDKIMFYLDLEELVNQLVIID; the protein is encoded by the coding sequence ATGAGCCGACGATTTCGCAGTAAACGCTATCTTGCAACTCGCACTCCCATGCGGAAACTGGTTTCTTTTCAACTGGGAAACGAACGATATGCTATTTCTATCGATCGAGTGCAGCACGTTATCAACGAATTTACACCCCACGGTGTTCTTCACAGCGGTCGCAGTTTGGTAGAATATAAAAATGAAATAATTACTCTCATCGATCCGGCTAAGATTTTTATCAGCAGTCACGATGAGCGAGAACGTCAATACTTAATTATTTGTACGCTCAAAGAAGGACAGCGCATCGGTATTCCCATTCCTGAAATACCAACTGTCTTAGAAATAGCCGAAGACAAATTTGGTAAGATTCCAGAACTTTATCAGCAGGGCAACTTGTCCTCAGCAATTCAAAACATTATCCAAATTACTAATGATAAAATTATGTTTTATCTCGATTTGGAAGAGTTGGTTAATCAGCTAGTCATTATTGATTGA
- a CDS encoding dynamin-like GTPase family protein → MNQVAPQCQNLSEQVDSLLHLLHQETSLRSQYDITPIQASLRKAISPKFEIVFAGAFSAGKSMLINALLERELLYSAEGHATGTECYIEYAELDKERVVLTFLSEAEIREQALAICKRLGLAAPPNIYDTEVMNLLRQGCEAIIQQEGGESKSERAKQAKALMLLLQGYVANCDRIYADANATYSMEQFDFANLKEAASYARRGSNSAVLKRIEYYCYHPLLQDGNILIDMPGIDAPVKKDAELTYRKIEDPETSAVVCVLKPASAGDMTTEETELLEKMRGNPGIRDRVFYAFNRIDETWYNTQLRQRLDDLITSQFRDTPKVYKTSGLLGFYGSQIKGTSGRDRFGLDSIFSESVKNSNIREETPQFVNEFNRYCANSGKLSPSKFRVSVNSYETPNENYVRILAEWGTPLIKQLIEDSGIEEFRNAITHYLTHEKRPELFKNLAVDLQPLCISLKKHYLSLYRELDSQPREIESMKAQELGLLNHQLQQVGNEFREHMAQEVNQVVTDSCQGFKTDFHKLQSRMIRRLDELLDSFSVRAAYQRATLSHPRNATAPLLAVLVEALYYLANQLEDILVESCQEVVANFFQRLTERIRKSEYYRHLYRLLGNDGGIEQQLKVLEKQVSQALVNQSKVECDRFVRESPRFYDEGTFSIYQFRQTLQQTSQSYDCESMVEAEPAIRQLLKLDFEPKVSDTIRRTFRQTINQTINTQLLPMAENQADEILQQYNQARAYLEQTLEKEAEEKIDRNRRLMSEVEEKIAVYNQANAGINACLQAMQLYEHQLPVIGESDVMSLSPNSETSDFPNLAGIADVGEM, encoded by the coding sequence ATGAATCAAGTAGCGCCGCAGTGTCAGAATTTGTCAGAACAGGTGGATAGTCTGCTGCATTTGCTGCATCAGGAAACGTCTTTGCGATCGCAGTATGATATCACACCAATTCAAGCTTCCCTGCGAAAAGCGATTTCCCCCAAATTTGAAATTGTGTTTGCTGGTGCGTTTAGTGCTGGTAAATCGATGCTGATTAACGCATTGCTGGAACGGGAATTGCTTTACAGCGCCGAAGGACACGCTACTGGTACGGAATGTTATATCGAATATGCGGAACTGGACAAAGAACGAGTAGTGCTGACGTTTCTCAGCGAGGCGGAGATTCGGGAACAGGCACTTGCCATCTGCAAACGACTGGGGTTAGCAGCACCTCCAAATATCTACGATACTGAGGTGATGAACCTGTTGCGCCAGGGGTGCGAAGCAATCATCCAGCAGGAGGGTGGCGAAAGCAAGTCAGAACGTGCAAAACAGGCGAAGGCGCTGATGTTGTTGCTGCAAGGGTATGTGGCGAATTGCGATCGCATTTACGCCGATGCCAATGCCACTTATTCTATGGAACAGTTCGACTTTGCCAATCTCAAGGAAGCTGCCAGTTATGCGCGTCGGGGTAGTAACAGTGCGGTTTTGAAGCGCATCGAGTATTACTGCTATCATCCCTTATTACAAGATGGCAATATTTTGATTGATATGCCGGGGATTGATGCGCCAGTCAAAAAAGATGCCGAACTGACTTATCGCAAAATTGAAGATCCGGAAACTTCAGCAGTTGTGTGCGTTTTGAAACCAGCATCTGCGGGTGACATGACGACGGAAGAAACGGAACTGCTGGAGAAGATGCGGGGTAATCCGGGAATTCGCGATCGCGTTTTTTACGCCTTCAACCGCATCGACGAAACTTGGTACAACACTCAGTTGCGGCAAAGGTTGGATGACTTGATTACCTCTCAGTTTCGGGATACGCCGAAGGTATATAAAACAAGCGGGTTACTGGGATTTTACGGCAGCCAAATTAAAGGTACAAGCGGACGCGATCGCTTTGGTTTAGATTCCATCTTTTCTGAAAGCGTCAAAAATAGTAATATTCGAGAAGAAACGCCGCAGTTCGTCAATGAATTTAATCGCTACTGCGCTAACTCCGGCAAGCTGTCCCCCAGTAAGTTTCGCGTTTCTGTCAATAGTTATGAAACCCCAAACGAGAACTATGTGCGGATTCTAGCTGAATGGGGAACGCCGCTAATTAAGCAACTGATTGAAGATAGCGGCATTGAGGAATTTCGGAACGCCATTACCCATTACCTGACTCACGAAAAACGTCCCGAACTATTTAAGAATTTGGCTGTTGACTTGCAACCTCTGTGCATTAGCCTGAAAAAACATTACCTGTCCCTATACCGAGAATTGGATAGTCAGCCTCGCGAGATTGAATCGATGAAAGCGCAGGAATTGGGATTGCTAAACCATCAACTTCAACAAGTTGGTAATGAATTTCGCGAACACATGGCACAAGAGGTTAATCAGGTAGTCACAGATAGCTGCCAAGGTTTTAAAACAGATTTTCACAAACTCCAATCTCGGATGATTCGCCGTTTGGATGAGTTGCTGGATAGCTTTTCTGTGCGTGCGGCTTACCAACGCGCAACCCTCAGCCATCCTCGCAATGCTACTGCACCTTTACTTGCAGTTTTGGTGGAGGCACTTTATTATCTGGCGAATCAATTAGAAGATATTTTAGTTGAGTCTTGCCAGGAAGTTGTTGCTAACTTTTTTCAGCGATTGACTGAGCGAATTCGCAAGTCGGAATACTACCGTCATTTGTACCGATTGCTGGGTAATGATGGTGGAATTGAGCAACAGTTGAAGGTGCTGGAGAAACAGGTTAGTCAGGCTTTGGTTAATCAGTCGAAAGTGGAGTGCGATCGCTTTGTGCGGGAAAGTCCCCGTTTCTATGATGAAGGCACTTTCTCCATATATCAATTCCGCCAAACTTTGCAGCAAACTTCGCAAAGTTATGACTGCGAAAGCATGGTGGAAGCAGAACCGGCGATTCGACAATTATTGAAACTAGATTTTGAGCCAAAAGTTTCCGACACAATTCGCCGCACCTTCCGCCAAACCATCAATCAAACTATCAATACTCAGTTATTGCCGATGGCAGAAAACCAAGCTGATGAGATTTTGCAGCAATACAATCAGGCGCGTGCGTATCTGGAGCAAACTTTGGAAAAAGAAGCAGAAGAGAAAATCGATCGCAATCGTCGCTTGATGAGTGAAGTTGAGGAAAAGATCGCAGTTTATAATCAGGCTAATGCTGGCATAAACGCTTGTTTGCAGGCGATGCAATTGTATGAGCATCAGTTACCTGTAATTGGTGAATCTGATGTTATGTCACTTTCTCCTAATTCAGAAACTTCTGATTTTCCTAACTTAGCTGGTATAGCAGATGTTGGAGAAATGTAG
- a CDS encoding KGK domain-containing protein, with protein sequence MEFNCYLQKVEDDDVLSFENTLLKWAQFKDLIKGALEPSRSNYSKVARAIDEDFNSQAVKIYPGGLIVPNSSIGCEILRVGSPGWQKGKIQLKITLEFIPDEPEIEEPVATSQPESPLDDLRRMINEDI encoded by the coding sequence ATGGAATTTAACTGCTATCTGCAAAAAGTCGAGGATGATGATGTTTTATCATTTGAAAATACTCTCTTAAAATGGGCGCAATTTAAGGATTTAATTAAAGGTGCATTAGAACCATCACGTAGTAACTACTCAAAAGTTGCTAGGGCAATAGACGAAGATTTCAATTCCCAAGCAGTAAAAATATATCCAGGAGGGTTAATTGTTCCCAATAGCAGCATAGGTTGTGAAATTCTTAGAGTTGGTTCACCAGGCTGGCAAAAAGGTAAAATCCAACTAAAAATTACGCTAGAATTTATTCCTGATGAACCTGAAATTGAAGAACCAGTTGCAACCAGTCAACCCGAATCGCCTCTCGACGATTTGCGTCGGATGATAAACGAGGATATTTAG
- a CDS encoding KGK domain-containing protein produces MQDNYYLQDCGDDDVLSFGDETFKVHRFKTAINKSFDSSMGEKLTEHLKKYQGIPIERAVCPNNNYDEYAKWFKDGIDCEILNLGSKSWKKGKVKIKISLEFYAEEQETEKRDSSNQPEIPQPESPLDDLRQMLNQDNQQ; encoded by the coding sequence GTGCAAGATAACTACTATTTACAAGACTGCGGCGATGATGATGTTTTGTCGTTTGGGGATGAGACATTCAAAGTACATAGATTTAAGACAGCTATCAACAAATCATTTGACTCTTCAATGGGAGAAAAACTAACCGAACACTTAAAAAAGTATCAAGGAATACCGATAGAGCGTGCAGTATGTCCTAATAATAACTATGATGAATATGCGAAATGGTTTAAAGATGGCATAGATTGTGAAATCCTAAACCTCGGTTCTAAAAGCTGGAAAAAGGGAAAAGTAAAAATTAAAATAAGCCTTGAATTTTATGCAGAGGAACAAGAAACTGAAAAAAGAGATAGCAGCAATCAGCCAGAAATCCCCCAACCAGAATCACCCCTCGACGATCTACGTCAGATGCTCAACCAAGATAATCAGCAATAA
- a CDS encoding HNH endonuclease yields MSKTPRITIPPEVRKYVFERDKYQCQSCGKTKLETELTIDHIIPLARGGSNDISNLHTLCRICNQKKTDNLDPRFRRRFSN; encoded by the coding sequence ATGAGCAAAACTCCCCGAATTACCATCCCACCAGAAGTGAGAAAATATGTATTTGAGCGCGACAAATATCAGTGCCAAAGTTGCGGTAAAACTAAACTAGAAACCGAACTCACGATCGATCATATCATCCCGCTGGCGCGTGGCGGTTCTAACGATATCAGTAATTTGCATACCCTCTGCCGTATCTGCAACCAGAAGAAAACAGATAATTTAGATCCTCGTTTCAGGCGTCGCTTCAGTAACTGA